The Deltaproteobacteria bacterium genome includes a window with the following:
- a CDS encoding ribonuclease HI family protein: MILTIYTDGAARGNPGPAGAGAVLKDEKGRIVAEVAAYLGDCRTNNEAEYEAIILALEKAQELGAKGVRCRADSKLVVEQTLGRWKVKEPRLRPLRDRAAELLTGFSPYEFRHVPREENREADDLANRAIDGNRVR, translated from the coding sequence ATGATTTTAACGATTTATACCGATGGTGCGGCCCGTGGAAATCCCGGTCCTGCCGGAGCTGGCGCCGTGCTCAAGGATGAAAAGGGCCGGATCGTAGCAGAGGTGGCGGCCTATCTTGGTGACTGCCGTACCAATAACGAGGCTGAATATGAGGCGATTATTCTTGCACTGGAAAAGGCACAGGAACTGGGTGCCAAGGGCGTACGCTGCCGTGCCGACAGCAAGCTGGTAGTTGAGCAAACACTCGGGCGCTGGAAGGTAAAGGAACCCCGGCTGCGCCCTTTACGGGACCGGGCAGCCGAGTTGCTCACAGGATTCAGCCCCTATGAATTTCGCCATGTGCCCCGGGAAGAAAACCGTGAGGCTGACGATCTTGCCAATAGAGCTATTGACGGGAACAGGGTGCGGTGA
- a CDS encoding nitroreductase family protein yields the protein MPEHPPTDDLAGLLLSQWSGRGLMRTFKPDPVPDRAVSDMERAAMAGPRVGDPARERLVFVSDPGLRAELGDALCKGLNRINFWVRSAPLIIMALSRQAMVDRLRSIDGERFDLIQALERIASSAQTHGLGSCPVLGFDGREVKRVLSAREGWRVVAALAVGYPGLTGEEVFGISVISDFHEYYHRLRERLDRRAGTARDYMVVHNRFRHGRKSS from the coding sequence ATGCCAGAGCATCCGCCCACCGACGACCTTGCGGGGCTTCTGCTTTCGCAGTGGTCCGGCCGGGGCCTCATGCGCACGTTTAAGCCCGATCCGGTACCTGACCGGGCGGTTTCGGACATGGAGCGGGCAGCAATGGCTGGTCCGCGTGTAGGAGATCCGGCACGGGAACGGCTGGTGTTTGTTTCTGATCCTGGTCTGCGAGCAGAGCTTGGAGATGCCCTTTGCAAGGGATTGAACCGGATCAACTTCTGGGTCCGGTCGGCACCGCTCATCATCATGGCCCTGTCACGTCAGGCTATGGTGGACCGTCTCCGGTCGATCGACGGCGAGAGATTCGACCTGATACAGGCGCTGGAACGAATTGCATCATCCGCGCAAACACACGGATTGGGCTCGTGCCCGGTGCTGGGGTTTGATGGGCGGGAGGTAAAACGCGTTCTTTCCGCACGGGAAGGGTGGCGGGTGGTCGCGGCTCTTGCTGTCGGTTATCCGGGGCTGACGGGCGAAGAAGTTTTTGGTATTTCTGTCATAAGTGACTTTCATGAATACTATCATCGCTTGCGCGAGCGGCTGGATCGCCGTGCAGGAACTGCACGGGACTACATGGTAGTTCACAATCGCTTCCGGCACGGGAGGAAATCTTCATGA
- a CDS encoding ABC transporter ATP-binding protein encodes MEGLSKTFHTGFWMRPKKILSDVSFAVRTGECVGFLGPNGAGKTTTLKCILGLLAYEHGEIRIFGQDARKASARSRIGYMPDNPYFYDHLKGDEFLDLAGRLHSIPGTDRKRRISELMELVGLPHARRLELRKYSKGMLQRIGIAQALINDPDIAIFDEPMEGLDPIGRKEVRDLLRNLNRERGKTIFFSTHILPDIEVICDRVIVIAGGALQGSGSLAELLPPGIRSWEVVFRSTEEAAGKLSVGAQPDLSRPGLWISHSRSEEDLNRLLSSLQSSSEAQIISVTPVRAHIEDIFYERFGNRPQGAAS; translated from the coding sequence GTGGAAGGACTTTCCAAGACTTTCCATACCGGTTTCTGGATGCGTCCCAAAAAAATCCTGAGTGATGTTTCCTTCGCCGTACGAACAGGAGAATGCGTCGGTTTCCTCGGCCCAAACGGAGCCGGAAAGACAACGACTCTCAAATGCATTCTTGGGCTCCTTGCTTATGAGCACGGAGAAATACGGATTTTCGGTCAGGATGCGCGTAAAGCTTCTGCCCGGTCGCGCATTGGATATATGCCGGATAATCCCTATTTCTATGACCACCTGAAAGGCGATGAGTTTCTGGATTTGGCAGGCCGGCTTCATTCGATTCCAGGCACCGATCGCAAGCGGCGCATCAGCGAGCTCATGGAACTGGTCGGGCTCCCGCATGCCCGCCGACTTGAACTTCGTAAGTACTCGAAGGGGATGCTGCAGCGAATCGGCATTGCCCAGGCGCTTATCAATGATCCTGATATCGCCATTTTTGACGAACCAATGGAAGGCCTTGATCCGATTGGCCGCAAGGAAGTGCGCGACCTCCTCCGGAACCTGAACCGCGAACGGGGGAAAACCATATTTTTCAGCACCCACATTCTTCCGGATATCGAGGTGATCTGTGACCGGGTAATCGTCATCGCAGGAGGAGCACTGCAGGGCTCGGGTTCGCTTGCCGAACTGCTTCCGCCTGGAATCCGGTCATGGGAAGTCGTGTTTCGCTCTACGGAGGAAGCTGCAGGCAAGCTTTCAGTCGGCGCACAACCAGATTTATCGCGGCCCGGGCTCTGGATCAGTCACAGTCGCTCCGAGGAAGACCTCAACCGTCTTCTATCTTCCTTGCAGTCTTCGTCAGAAGCCCAGATCATATCCGTCACGCCCGTGCGAGCACATATTGAGGACATTTTCTACGAGCGGTTTGGCAACCGGCCGCAGGGGGCGGCCTCATGA
- a CDS encoding OmpA family protein, with amino-acid sequence MIRKMALATLLVAASISAGVHAQEMAPATGELTGKVLHGVTDEPLPGARLQIESLSVPSETARVIPVDPQSGDFSVVMAPGDYRIRVMADGFITGLYDNINIKERRRARLTLRLNPLVPAAPVPVAGKSPEAAKSPDTSPPPVSSDPAPVVPPAALMYEALAADAGYRSSDLRIQPLKEIISFGEGQTALPPSAYPPLDRLVLLMGKRPRILKVIVKASSDETDNPELAQRNANRRAMSIKNYLVSRGVDASRIIVDEKMLDSGHGPRSAGFELVFVP; translated from the coding sequence ATGATCCGAAAAATGGCATTGGCAACCCTATTGGTGGCCGCCTCTATTTCTGCCGGAGTTCATGCCCAGGAAATGGCTCCGGCTACTGGAGAGCTTACCGGAAAGGTTCTGCATGGGGTGACGGATGAGCCACTTCCAGGGGCCCGTCTTCAGATTGAATCACTTTCGGTACCTTCGGAAACCGCCCGCGTGATTCCAGTGGATCCTCAAAGTGGAGATTTTTCTGTCGTAATGGCACCTGGCGACTACCGGATACGCGTGATGGCTGATGGGTTCATTACAGGTCTTTATGACAACATAAATATCAAAGAGCGTCGGCGTGCACGGCTGACACTTCGCCTGAATCCGCTGGTTCCGGCTGCTCCTGTTCCGGTGGCAGGGAAGTCTCCCGAAGCCGCAAAATCTCCCGATACTTCTCCGCCGCCGGTTTCATCTGACCCGGCCCCCGTTGTACCGCCAGCGGCATTGATGTATGAGGCACTGGCTGCCGATGCAGGCTACAGGTCATCTGACCTCCGGATTCAGCCACTTAAGGAGATTATCTCCTTCGGCGAAGGGCAGACCGCGCTGCCACCATCGGCTTACCCGCCGCTTGACCGGCTCGTACTGTTGATGGGGAAACGGCCACGTATACTGAAAGTCATCGTCAAGGCCAGTTCCGATGAAACTGACAACCCGGAGCTGGCTCAGCGCAACGCGAACCGGCGGGCAATGAGTATCAAAAACTATCTCGTTTCACGGGGAGTGGATGCCAGCCGGATCATAGTAGATGAAAAGATGCTGGATTCCGGTCATGGACCGCGATCGGCGGGTTTCGAGCTCGTGTTCGTGCCCTGA
- a CDS encoding ABC transporter permease subunit: MIGRIWAIGLNTLRELVRDRVLAVALFFGIAITIFAGVVAAKTPLNWGEVVVNVALGGMNFSLVFIAIIISVTLLSKEIEKKTVFTILTKPLSRAEFLLGKFLGMALTLLAALLIMTVVVKWLCWRSAWPLQPVFYQAVASIYGELIVVASVALLFSSFSTPYVSGLLTLGVWIAGTLAGIVNKMVVGPEDMDLSTLQAIKTVYLFLPDFTRLNLKDRVPYNLPPPDDYFLYAPLFVCMWTASLLTAAILLFDRRDLK; this comes from the coding sequence ATGATCGGACGAATCTGGGCTATAGGCCTCAATACTTTAAGGGAACTGGTGCGAGACCGGGTGCTCGCCGTGGCGCTATTCTTTGGCATTGCTATCACGATTTTCGCAGGTGTTGTTGCAGCCAAGACGCCGTTGAACTGGGGAGAAGTGGTGGTGAACGTCGCCCTTGGCGGTATGAACTTTTCACTTGTCTTCATTGCGATCATCATCAGCGTGACGCTGCTGTCCAAAGAAATCGAAAAGAAAACGGTCTTTACGATTCTGACGAAACCCTTGTCCCGAGCCGAATTCCTCCTGGGCAAATTCTTAGGCATGGCCCTTACGCTGCTGGCTGCCCTGCTGATCATGACGGTAGTAGTAAAGTGGCTTTGCTGGCGCTCTGCCTGGCCGCTTCAGCCAGTATTCTACCAGGCTGTGGCCAGCATTTATGGCGAGCTGATCGTCGTGGCTTCTGTGGCCCTGCTGTTTTCGTCGTTTTCGACTCCGTACGTGTCGGGGCTTTTGACTCTTGGCGTCTGGATTGCCGGAACCCTTGCCGGAATCGTCAATAAAATGGTGGTCGGGCCTGAAGATATGGATCTGTCCACCCTCCAGGCTATCAAGACGGTCTATCTGTTTCTGCCCGACTTTACCCGCCTCAACCTGAAGGACCGGGTTCCATACAATCTGCCCCCTCCGGACGACTATTTTCTGTACGCCCCGCTATTTGTCTGCATGTGGACAGCATCCTTGCTGACGGCAGCAATCCTTCTATTTGACCGCCGGGATCTGAAATAG
- the rfbD gene encoding dTDP-4-dehydrorhamnose reductase: MRALITGAGGQVGRDLVATAPKNTTVMAYAHGQLDITSDSAVKTVISEFRPDLLFNCAAYTAVDACETNRETAWRANAEAPGQIARLCRSAGIRLVHLSTDYVFGGDGTQPYEPDDPVNPRSEYGRSKAEGERRVCEADPLAVVVRTSWVYGPGQNNFPQKILARSRIQDELRVVDDQRGAPTWSHDLARALWLLPGRPDVTGLLHWTASGNCTWYEFAKAIVEGAQKRGELIRAKRVVPVSSAEFAAPARRPAWSVLSLDKWSRFFPAQPPRHWKDQLSDYLDSCLKRP, translated from the coding sequence GTGAGAGCTCTTATCACGGGAGCGGGGGGACAGGTAGGCCGCGATCTTGTTGCTACGGCCCCAAAAAATACGACTGTAATGGCATACGCGCATGGTCAACTCGATATTACCAGTGATAGTGCCGTTAAAACGGTCATTAGTGAGTTTCGTCCGGATCTCCTGTTTAATTGTGCGGCCTATACGGCTGTGGACGCCTGCGAAACCAACAGGGAAACCGCTTGGAGGGCCAATGCGGAAGCACCCGGACAGATCGCGCGACTGTGCAGGTCGGCAGGAATTCGTCTTGTGCATCTGTCCACTGACTATGTGTTTGGTGGTGACGGCACACAGCCATATGAGCCGGATGATCCAGTAAACCCCCGGAGTGAATACGGACGATCCAAGGCTGAAGGTGAGCGGCGGGTTTGTGAGGCCGATCCCCTCGCGGTGGTAGTCCGTACGTCCTGGGTTTATGGACCGGGACAGAACAATTTCCCACAGAAAATCCTGGCCCGTTCCCGTATACAGGACGAGCTTCGCGTGGTGGATGACCAGCGGGGGGCGCCGACGTGGAGCCATGACCTCGCTCGTGCACTCTGGCTGCTCCCCGGCCGGCCAGACGTCACGGGGCTGCTCCATTGGACCGCATCGGGAAATTGCACATGGTATGAGTTCGCCAAGGCAATTGTGGAGGGAGCCCAAAAGCGGGGCGAACTGATCCGTGCAAAGAGGGTTGTGCCGGTGTCGTCAGCCGAATTCGCTGCTCCGGCCCGGCGGCCTGCGTGGTCTGTTTTGTCACTGGACAAATGGAGCCGGTTTTTCCCCGCTCAGCCTCCTCGGCATTGGAAGGACCAACTTTCGGATTATCTTGATAGCTGCCTGAAAAGGCCCTAG
- a CDS encoding peptidylprolyl isomerase gives MTDKPELPAAQNPVPPPDPFDMGGRRDFGIIAVVIVLVVLIGAAVFIFTRSGSTPSVGKAPVLGPEDVASVGQKVIQKTDVDRFVDEVYPALTAGAMATPPEMLRLQLAQDPQFCRDFLGQMLIRDAIAQYAKAQGVYETEEFRNRFQSQIEMVAVTEMLRTVTEVSPSEAETRKFYDEDKFWFSSATEKAKYDEVKHLIPTAMGRQKVLDLLASLRKQASVSAPDWDASVIATIDFGDEKMDITVEKFEEEASKYPEKRQVEIRTMEGRQKLLDGIVERYAAIREARRRGLMDDPKVTSIAENVRPNVAAERLAVELLGSGFDQRINEKYEQVKGLPEYRNAIYHLAHILVRLRDPMTDEEKQKARDRMQAIKDRLAQGDSFEKLAKIMSDDATSGAKGGDLGQFPHSVITPDVGRAVSGLNKGQLSEIVETGAGLHIFKALEDPAYSDNPVSVKATIRKEIMKEGFQLVEQKARESFPVFVNDAAAMAACGVDTMRQQPPGSEGMSLEDLAREQMKQSPSSP, from the coding sequence ATGACAGACAAGCCAGAATTACCAGCAGCCCAGAATCCGGTTCCGCCACCCGATCCGTTCGACATGGGCGGTCGCCGGGATTTTGGCATTATCGCCGTTGTGATTGTTCTTGTGGTCCTGATTGGAGCGGCCGTCTTCATATTCACGCGATCCGGCTCCACTCCTAGTGTGGGAAAGGCACCAGTGCTGGGTCCAGAAGATGTAGCCAGCGTAGGGCAGAAAGTCATCCAGAAGACGGACGTGGACCGGTTTGTGGATGAAGTTTATCCAGCCCTGACTGCCGGTGCGATGGCAACTCCTCCGGAAATGCTCCGGTTGCAACTTGCCCAGGATCCACAGTTCTGCCGGGATTTTCTGGGCCAGATGCTGATCCGGGATGCCATAGCCCAGTATGCCAAGGCGCAGGGTGTTTATGAAACCGAGGAGTTCCGAAACCGGTTCCAGAGCCAGATCGAGATGGTTGCTGTGACGGAAATGCTCCGAACGGTGACGGAGGTTTCACCGTCCGAGGCCGAAACGCGGAAATTTTATGATGAGGACAAGTTCTGGTTCTCTTCTGCTACTGAAAAAGCGAAATATGACGAGGTAAAGCACCTGATTCCGACAGCCATGGGCCGGCAAAAAGTGCTTGATCTGCTGGCATCACTTCGCAAGCAGGCCAGCGTTTCAGCACCGGACTGGGACGCGAGCGTCATCGCTACCATAGACTTTGGTGACGAGAAAATGGATATCACGGTTGAAAAGTTCGAGGAAGAAGCCTCCAAGTATCCGGAAAAACGGCAGGTGGAAATCCGGACCATGGAAGGCCGGCAGAAACTTCTGGATGGAATTGTCGAGCGGTATGCCGCCATCCGGGAAGCCCGGCGGCGTGGCCTCATGGATGATCCGAAGGTGACCAGCATCGCGGAAAACGTGCGCCCCAATGTGGCTGCTGAGCGCTTGGCGGTTGAACTGCTGGGGAGTGGTTTTGACCAGCGAATCAATGAAAAGTACGAGCAGGTCAAGGGCCTGCCGGAGTACCGGAACGCGATCTACCATCTGGCGCATATTCTGGTGCGTCTGCGAGATCCCATGACCGACGAAGAGAAACAAAAGGCCCGCGACCGTATGCAGGCAATCAAGGACCGACTGGCGCAGGGCGACAGCTTCGAGAAGCTGGCGAAAATCATGTCGGACGATGCCACAAGCGGTGCCAAGGGCGGTGATTTGGGTCAGTTTCCTCATTCCGTTATCACTCCCGATGTGGGCCGTGCGGTAAGTGGTCTCAACAAAGGGCAGTTGAGTGAAATCGTGGAAACAGGCGCCGGCTTGCATATTTTCAAGGCTCTGGAGGATCCGGCTTATTCAGACAACCCGGTGTCAGTGAAGGCCACAATTCGAAAGGAAATCATGAAAGAAGGTTTCCAGCTCGTGGAGCAGAAGGCCCGTGAGTCATTTCCCGTCTTCGTCAATGATGCTGCAGCCATGGCAGCCTGCGGAGTGGATACGATGCGACAGCAACCACCTGGCAGCGAGGGGATGTCACTGGAAGATCTGGCGCGGGAGCAGATGAAACAATCGCCCTCTTCCCCCTGA